ATTTTAATGAGACCTGTAGGTAGTGCCTGCCACCACTATTTAGGGGCTGTCCTTTTGGACAGCCCCTTTTGACAAATCATAAGGTTAGTAACCGTGACTAGATAAGAGAAGGGCGAGTGCGAGAACGATGATGTGGAAGATTTGATCCACAACAATCCCAAGCCAGCCTGCCTCTTTTCCTGTTGTCTTCATAATATTTCTTAGCCACCATTGTACAAACGTACGCCGATCTAGCAAAACATGAGTAATAAATATAAAGAGAATGGCCGAGATGGAGAGAGCACCGAAGCTGAACCAATCGATCAAAGCTACCGTTACTGTATAAACGAGGCAATGACTAAGCAGTGGCAACCACTTTGTTGCCTTATACATCGCCATCCAGCTTGTCTGGAAAAGAAAGTCACCAATGAGGTGAGCGACAACTAACATTCCAAAAGGCGTCATACATGAAAATCCTTTCCTCATTTTAATCAATCGATGTGTTGTCTCGGTATGTGCACGTTCATTATAGCATAACCCTATCATTTTCAAGGGTGTATAATCATAGTTTTAATTAGATTATGGGGAGGGAAGGTCATGGAGAACGAATATAACCTATCATTACATAAAGAGAAACAAGACTTAAGTTCTGATCAATTATTGCAAGTCATTTTCGATTACGCTTCTAAAATTGCTAATGAAAAGGACCTCGATCGCTTGTTAATGATTATGGCGGATATGGGAAGAGAGATTGTCGTGGCCGACCGCTGTACGCTTTGGCTTGTTGATCAAAATAAAAATGAACTATGGACGAAGGTCGCTCATAAAATCGATGAAATTCGTATTCCGAGTGATAGTGGTCTTGTTGGTCACGCTGTACAAACCGGCCAACCGATCTATATCGATGATGCGTACGGGGATGAACGTTTTAATGCCAATGTCGACAAACAAACAGGCTATCGCACAAAGGCCATCCTCGTTATCCCGATTCGTAATAATGATGGTGAGATTGTTGGTGCGTATCAGGCTATTAATAAAATGACGAAGGCAGAGAAGTTCTCAGAAAAAGACCTCCGTACGCTAACGCTGGCTGCCTCTTACACTGGTAAATCACTAGAATCTGCCTTGTTAGCTCACGAAATTGAGGAGACACAAAAAGAAATCATATTTACTATGGGCGAGATTGGTGAAAGCCGCTCAAGAGAAACGGGCAATCATGTAAAACGAGTGGCCGAATATTCGAAGCTACTAGCACTACTCACCGGAATGAGTGAAACCGAGGCCGAACTTATCAAAATGGCTTCACCGATGCATGATATCGGAAAAGTAGCCATTCCTGATTCGATCTTAAAAAAACCGGGCAAGCTGACGAAGGAAGAATTTGATGAAATGAAAACGCACGCCGAGGTCGGCTACAACCTATTAAAAGGCTCTAACCGAAAAATCCTTCGTGCTGCAGCCGTCATCGCCCACGAACACCATGAAAAGTGGAATGGGCAAGGGTATCCTAATCAATTAAAAGGTGAAGAGATTCATATCTATGGAAGAATTACAGCGATTGCTGATGTTTTTGATGCCTTGGCCAGCGATCGTGTCTACAAAAAAGCATGGGACATGGAACGAATCCTCAACCTATTTAAAGACGAGAAAGGTGAACATTTTGACCCCGAGCTAACAGACCTCTTCCTAGAAAATTTCCACTCGTTTGTCGAAATAAAGGACCAATACCGCGATGACTCATAACAGGGGTCTGACCCCTGTTATGGACATTTACCTACTTTTGTCTCCCTCTACAGGACAATGTGAGTAGATGCTTGATATTACGCTTTAAAAAGTAGTTTTATAATGAATATTTTGAGGAATAGGTAATAGAGGGTCTGACCCCCTCAATGTGTCAATATCACCTCAAATACTTCAAATTCCCCCATTCATACAATAACTTCATATGAATAAGGAGTGATAACATGCCTCGCAAATCACGCGTTTGGTACCCAGGTGCAATTTATCACATAACGAGCCGTGGGAACCGGAAAATGCCACTTTTTTATGATGAGCAAGACCACTTAACTTACTTGCAGCTCCTAGATACCACACGTCAAAGATTCCCCTTTTATCTCCATGCTTATTGTCTAATGACAAACCACGTTCATCTTCAGTTAGAAACGATCCAAACCGATACTCGCTATATCATTCAATACCTAAACTCATCATATGCAACCTACTTCAACCGTCGACACCGCTATGTTGGCCACGTCTTTCAAGGCAGGTACGGTGCTGAGATCATTCAATCCATAGACTATGAATTGGATGCGAGTAAATATATTCACCTTAATCCATATGTCGCAAATATGGTAGAACGCCCCGGAGATTACCCATGGAGTAGTTACAAAGCCTACCTCTATAATATGAAGATGCCTCTCCTACACACCGACCGCATTCTCTCCTACTTCCCATCACCACAATCACTCAATTATCGACGTTTTGTTGAAAGGTCCCTTGCGGGGGTCTGACCCCGCAAAAAGACATTAACCCAATAATTGTACCTCTCCAAAAGACAGAAACCTATACACGTCTCAATTGAAGGTGTCTTGACATTGTCGTTATGCTATAATGGGTAGACAATCTTATCCATATGAGGGAATGAAAAAGGGACTACATAAAGTAAAGGTCTATAAAGGAGGAGCAGTTTACTATGCTTACAATTGAAGAAATTAAAGAGATTATTCCGCATAGGTACCCATTTTTATTAATTGACCGTATTGAAGAGGTTGAAGAAGGGAAACGTGCAGTTGGTATTAAGAACGTAACAGCAAATGAAGATTTCTTTAATGGTCACTTCCCAGAGTA
The window above is part of the Desertibacillus haloalkaliphilus genome. Proteins encoded here:
- a CDS encoding DUF3307 domain-containing protein; this translates as MTPFGMLVVAHLIGDFLFQTSWMAMYKATKWLPLLSHCLVYTVTVALIDWFSFGALSISAILFIFITHVLLDRRTFVQWWLRNIMKTTGKEAGWLGIVVDQIFHIIVLALALLLSSHGY
- a CDS encoding HD-GYP domain-containing protein, giving the protein MENEYNLSLHKEKQDLSSDQLLQVIFDYASKIANEKDLDRLLMIMADMGREIVVADRCTLWLVDQNKNELWTKVAHKIDEIRIPSDSGLVGHAVQTGQPIYIDDAYGDERFNANVDKQTGYRTKAILVIPIRNNDGEIVGAYQAINKMTKAEKFSEKDLRTLTLAASYTGKSLESALLAHEIEETQKEIIFTMGEIGESRSRETGNHVKRVAEYSKLLALLTGMSETEAELIKMASPMHDIGKVAIPDSILKKPGKLTKEEFDEMKTHAEVGYNLLKGSNRKILRAAAVIAHEHHEKWNGQGYPNQLKGEEIHIYGRITAIADVFDALASDRVYKKAWDMERILNLFKDEKGEHFDPELTDLFLENFHSFVEIKDQYRDDS
- a CDS encoding transposase translates to MPRKSRVWYPGAIYHITSRGNRKMPLFYDEQDHLTYLQLLDTTRQRFPFYLHAYCLMTNHVHLQLETIQTDTRYIIQYLNSSYATYFNRRHRYVGHVFQGRYGAEIIQSIDYELDASKYIHLNPYVANMVERPGDYPWSSYKAYLYNMKMPLLHTDRILSYFPSPQSLNYRRFVERSLAGV